The Geomonas agri genome contains the following window.
TTTTTCTCTATTTGTCAACCGTTTAGCTGGATGACGGGCCTTTACGCACGTGCTGTGCCTATTTTGCCTAAACCCTCTGCGTGGTTGATTCAGATTGCATAAGCTCCAATGTCACTTATATTTTTGACATGATAAAGGTCTGTCACATAATCTCAGGCGACCTCTGGGCCGGGGCGGAGGTCATGGCATGCCACCTGCTCTCCACACTTGCCGGCGACCCGGAGCTTCAGCTTTGCGTGCTCCTGCTCAACGAGGGGAGGCTTGCCTCGGAATTGAGGGAGGTGGTGGGGTGCAGCGTGACCGTCCTGGACGAGGGAGGCCGCGGGTTCGTCACCCTGCTCCGTCTGGTGCGCGGTCACCTGGAGCAGACACGCCCCGACCTGATCCACTCGCACCGCTACAAGGAGAACCTGCTTGCCTTCCTGGCAAGCGCCGGGCTCCAGGCCCGTCTGGTTGCCACGCAGCACGGGCTTCCCGAGCCCTGCGGGAGCGAAAGCCTCGTGCGTTCCCTCAAGGCAAGTGCCAACTTCTTCCTGATGCGCCGCTTCTTCAGGACGGTTGCCGTCTCCGATGATATCCGCTCTCAGCTGATGACACGGTTCGGCTTTCGTGGTGACCGGGTTTCGGTGGTGCATAACGGTGTACCCGTCCCCCCCTGTGCGGGGCCGTCAAAAAAACGCGCTGCACCCTTCAGCATCGGCTCGTCCGGCCGGCTCTTTCACGTCAAGGACTACCCTCTCATGGTGGAGGTGGCGAACCTCGTCTGCCGGGAGCGCGATGTGACGTTCCGGCTCGCGGGGGAGGGACCTTGCCGGCAGGAGGTCCTCGCAGCAGTTAAACGGCACGGGCTGGAGGAGCGCTTCACCCTCACCGGGCATCTGGACCGAATGGAGCCTTTTTACCGGGGGCTCGATCTGTACCTCAAC
Protein-coding sequences here:
- a CDS encoding glycosyltransferase family 4 protein produces the protein MACHLLSTLAGDPELQLCVLLLNEGRLASELREVVGCSVTVLDEGGRGFVTLLRLVRGHLEQTRPDLIHSHRYKENLLAFLASAGLQARLVATQHGLPEPCGSESLVRSLKASANFFLMRRFFRTVAVSDDIRSQLMTRFGFRGDRVSVVHNGVPVPPCAGPSKKRAAPFSIGSSGRLFHVKDYPLMVEVANLVCRERDVTFRLAGEGPCRQEVLAAVKRHGLEERFTLTGHLDRMEPFYRGLDLYLNTSLHEGIPMTILEAMACGVPVVAPAVGGVGEIIADGVEGCLVQGRDPASFARRCIELIDDAPLRAALSRAAHQKALSMFSVEKMAQDYQRVYRDLLAGPVTE